One stretch of Pseudobdellovibrionaceae bacterium DNA includes these proteins:
- a CDS encoding cytochrome c produces MFAKSIISICMVFGFISSVQAAGNAKKGKARAATCFACHGAKGISVSPVWPNLAGQKQAYLVKQLKAFKSGARKDPSMKPMVAGLSVQDMEDIAAYFSSLK; encoded by the coding sequence ATGTTTGCAAAAAGTATTATCAGTATATGCATGGTTTTTGGATTTATTTCTTCAGTTCAGGCGGCGGGAAATGCAAAAAAAGGAAAGGCTAGGGCCGCCACTTGCTTTGCTTGTCACGGGGCAAAAGGAATTAGTGTCAGTCCTGTGTGGCCTAATTTGGCGGGTCAAAAACAGGCCTATTTAGTAAAGCAATTAAAAGCATTTAAGTCGGGCGCCCGTAAAGACCCAAGCATGAAGCCTATGGTTGCAGGGTTAAGCGTTCAAGATATGGAAGACATTGCTGCGTATTTTAGTTCTTTAAAATAA
- the sufC gene encoding Fe-S cluster assembly ATPase SufC: MLKVTNLHASINDKEILTGLNLSVQAGEVHCIMGPNGAGKSTLSKILTKHPDYSVNSGQIEYTLNFEKYDLLNMEANERSLNGVFLALQHPVEITGISNFQFLQEITKAHCLHQGVKPPSSDELKKMILDLAKQLKLPSDFLDRSINDGFSGGEKKRNEVLQMLLLKPQLIFLDELDSGLDIDGLHLVAKAIKNFQNSERAFVLVTHYQSILKEIKPDFVHVLHGGKLVKSGDYSLAEKIAAQGYSWLT, translated from the coding sequence ATGTTAAAAGTTACCAACTTACACGCCTCTATAAATGATAAAGAAATTTTAACTGGTTTAAATTTAAGTGTTCAGGCGGGGGAGGTACATTGTATCATGGGCCCCAATGGTGCTGGAAAAAGCACTTTGTCTAAAATTTTAACCAAGCACCCCGACTACAGCGTTAATTCTGGCCAAATAGAATACACGCTTAACTTTGAAAAATACGACTTGCTAAACATGGAGGCTAACGAACGCTCTTTAAATGGTGTTTTTTTAGCCCTGCAACACCCTGTGGAAATTACTGGTATTAGTAACTTTCAATTTTTACAAGAAATTACAAAAGCTCACTGCCTCCACCAAGGGGTTAAACCTCCCTCTAGCGATGAGCTTAAAAAAATGATTTTAGATTTAGCTAAGCAACTAAAACTACCTTCTGACTTTTTAGACCGATCCATTAACGATGGTTTTTCGGGAGGAGAAAAAAAGCGTAACGAAGTATTGCAAATGCTTTTGCTAAAGCCGCAACTTATTTTTTTAGACGAACTGGATTCTGGTTTAGACATTGACGGTTTACACCTTGTTGCCAAGGCTATTAAAAATTTTCAAAATTCCGAAAGAGCCTTTGTATTAGTTACCCACTACCAAAGTATCTTAAAAGAAATAAAGCCCGATTTTGTACATGTTTTGCATGGAGGAAAGCTTGTTAAAAGTGGCGACTACAGTTTGGCAGAAAAAATTGCTGCTCAGGGGTATTCTTGGTTAACTTAA
- a CDS encoding cysteine desulfurase: MMNKTYDIKKIRSEFPQLSLQIKEKPLVYLDSAATTLKPKPVIDKLSDLYLFKTANIHRAAHELSQNISADYEKARENVATFINGKQNEVIFTKGTTESINFVAQSYAKYFPKGSEIIISSLEHHSNILPWQSIAKEYGLVLKFIDCLPSGELDFNHFKSLITKKTKLLALTICSNALGIINPVEDFTAVAKKNQIKVLLDAAQSISSNITDVKQLGADFLVFSGHKIFAPTGIGVLWVKDNLLEHLKPYQVGGGMISSVNKQSCALACPPHRFEAGTPPIVQAISLGHALNYVQNIGLQNIHNHEKALLTALDEGLGTISGLSILGPLKTRVNICSFSVQDIHSSDIGQLLSMQGFCVRTGNHCAQPLVVEELKINTGLTRISLSIYNTLEEVQACIVAVKKCLKMLR, translated from the coding sequence ATGATGAATAAAACATACGATATAAAAAAAATTCGCTCTGAATTTCCTCAACTAAGTTTACAAATAAAAGAAAAGCCTTTGGTTTATCTAGATAGTGCGGCCACCACTTTAAAGCCAAAGCCTGTTATTGATAAACTTTCTGACCTTTATCTTTTTAAAACGGCAAACATTCACCGAGCCGCTCATGAGTTAAGCCAAAACATTAGTGCCGATTACGAAAAGGCTAGAGAAAATGTAGCCACTTTTATTAACGGCAAACAAAACGAAGTGATCTTTACCAAGGGAACTACCGAGTCCATTAACTTTGTCGCACAATCGTATGCAAAATACTTTCCTAAAGGGAGCGAAATTATTATTAGTAGCTTAGAACATCATTCTAATATTTTGCCTTGGCAAAGTATCGCTAAAGAATATGGTTTGGTATTAAAGTTTATTGATTGTTTACCTTCGGGGGAGTTAGATTTTAATCACTTTAAAAGTTTAATTACTAAAAAAACTAAACTATTAGCTTTAACTATTTGCTCTAACGCTTTGGGGATTATTAACCCTGTGGAAGACTTCACTGCAGTGGCTAAAAAAAATCAAATAAAAGTTTTATTAGATGCTGCTCAATCTATTAGTTCTAATATCACCGATGTAAAACAATTGGGCGCTGATTTTTTAGTGTTCTCGGGGCACAAAATTTTTGCCCCCACAGGCATTGGAGTTTTATGGGTTAAAGACAATTTGCTAGAACATCTAAAACCCTATCAGGTGGGCGGAGGAATGATTTCTTCTGTGAACAAACAGTCTTGTGCTTTAGCCTGTCCTCCTCATAGGTTTGAAGCGGGCACCCCTCCCATTGTACAAGCTATTAGCTTGGGGCATGCTTTAAATTATGTGCAAAACATTGGGTTACAAAATATTCATAATCATGAAAAAGCTTTATTAACAGCTCTCGACGAGGGCCTGGGGACCATTTCTGGACTTAGCATTCTGGGCCCTTTAAAAACACGAGTAAATATTTGCTCCTTTAGTGTGCAAGACATACACTCTTCTGATATTGGCCAGTTATTAAGTATGCAGGGTTTTTGCGTTAGAACGGGCAATCATTGTGCACAACCCTTGGTGGTTGAAGAGCTTAAAATTAACACCGGCCTAACTAGAATTTCCCTTTCTATTTACAACACCTTAGAGGAGGTGCAAGCTTGCATCGTCGCGGTTAAAAAATGCTTAAAAATGCTTCGCTAA
- a CDS encoding ABC-F family ATP-binding cassette domain-containing protein yields the protein MISANNVSLAFGGQKLFDDVNAKFTPGNCYGLIGANGAGKSTFLKILSLDIEPQTGTVSLGHGDRLSMLKQDHFAYDENSVLETVLMGNKKLYSIMKEKDAIYAKENFSDEDGVRAGDLEAQFTELNGWEAESEAATLLAGLGISTKFHEKVMKDLSGDTKVKVLLAQALIGSPEVLLLDEPTNHLDIAAIHWLENFLLNFTNTVIVVSHDRHFLNKVCTHIADLDFKKLTVYAGNYDFWRQSSELALQLRSDQKRKAEDKADQLKSFIQRFSANAAKSKQATSRQKQLEKLKIEDLPRTTRKYPYITFQPKREAGKDLLLVEGLTKSINGEKVLDNISFNLKKGDKVVFLGKNDVAKTLLFQILEGEVKPDAGTVQWGVTTTKAYFPSDNSVYFADGKYSILDWLRQYSEEKDESFIRGFLGKMLFSGDEALKKTNVLSGGEKVRCMFSKMMLSGANVLILDGPTNHLDLESITAVNDGLAKFNGTALFTSHDHEFIQTVANRIIDIDGKVIEDKYTSYDEYLSL from the coding sequence ATGATTAGTGCAAATAATGTTAGTTTAGCCTTTGGTGGGCAAAAATTATTTGATGATGTAAATGCAAAATTTACTCCCGGAAATTGTTACGGGTTAATTGGAGCTAATGGAGCTGGAAAATCTACCTTTTTAAAAATTCTTTCTTTAGACATTGAACCACAAACAGGAACGGTAAGCTTGGGGCACGGCGATCGCCTGTCTATGTTAAAGCAAGATCACTTTGCCTATGACGAAAATAGCGTTTTAGAAACGGTGTTAATGGGAAATAAAAAACTCTATTCTATTATGAAAGAAAAAGACGCCATTTATGCAAAAGAAAACTTTTCTGACGAAGATGGCGTTCGTGCGGGCGATTTAGAAGCACAATTTACAGAACTTAACGGGTGGGAGGCCGAATCCGAAGCTGCAACCTTGCTTGCAGGCCTAGGCATTAGCACCAAATTTCATGAAAAAGTTATGAAAGATTTATCAGGCGATACAAAGGTTAAGGTGTTATTAGCTCAAGCCTTAATTGGTTCGCCAGAAGTGTTATTGTTAGATGAGCCAACCAACCATTTAGATATTGCCGCCATTCATTGGTTAGAAAATTTTTTACTAAATTTTACCAATACCGTTATTGTGGTTTCGCATGACAGACATTTTTTAAATAAAGTGTGTACACATATTGCCGACCTAGATTTTAAAAAGCTAACTGTTTATGCGGGAAATTATGATTTTTGGCGCCAGTCCTCCGAGCTAGCTTTACAATTGCGCAGCGATCAAAAAAGAAAAGCCGAAGACAAGGCCGATCAATTAAAAAGTTTTATTCAAAGGTTTTCAGCAAATGCAGCAAAATCTAAACAAGCCACTTCTCGACAAAAGCAATTAGAAAAATTAAAAATTGAAGATTTACCACGAACAACTAGAAAATACCCCTACATTACTTTTCAGCCCAAGCGCGAAGCGGGAAAAGATTTATTATTAGTAGAAGGCTTAACAAAAAGCATTAATGGAGAAAAAGTTTTAGACAATATTTCTTTTAACCTTAAAAAAGGCGACAAAGTTGTTTTTTTAGGGAAAAACGATGTGGCTAAAACATTACTTTTTCAAATATTAGAGGGAGAGGTAAAGCCCGACGCAGGGACTGTGCAGTGGGGAGTAACTACCACTAAAGCGTATTTTCCCTCTGATAATTCTGTTTATTTTGCCGATGGAAAATATTCTATTTTAGATTGGTTGCGCCAATACTCCGAAGAAAAAGACGAATCTTTTATTCGTGGGTTTTTGGGAAAAATGTTATTTTCGGGCGACGAAGCACTTAAAAAAACCAATGTACTATCGGGCGGCGAAAAAGTGCGTTGTATGTTTTCTAAAATGATGTTGTCGGGGGCGAATGTATTAATATTAGACGGACCCACTAATCATTTAGATTTAGAAAGTATTACCGCCGTGAATGATGGTTTGGCAAAATTTAACGGAACAGCTTTATTTACCTCCCATGATCACGAATTTATTCAAACCGTAGCTAACCGAATTATCGACATTGACGGAAAAGTTATTGAAGATAAGTACACCTCTTATGACGAATATTTAAGTTTATAA
- a CDS encoding NifU family protein, producing the protein MSTVDIRPEDILIKVQDTPNPWALKFIINQVLKSEGKATFTKPDECNNLPLIYALVTLKGVKQVYVFRNTLSITYTEEIEKEDLISNVQIIIKTRINIHNPDFLDYDPFEEKKPKVKKSHQSDNPEIQKINEILDRTVRPALQADGGDIDIIEILDDEVKILYQGACGGCPSALTGTLQAIENILQNELDKPNLKVSPI; encoded by the coding sequence ATGAGCACAGTAGACATACGGCCCGAAGATATTTTAATTAAAGTGCAAGACACACCTAACCCATGGGCTTTAAAGTTTATTATTAATCAAGTTTTAAAGTCAGAGGGCAAGGCCACTTTTACCAAGCCGGATGAGTGTAATAATTTGCCGCTAATTTATGCACTAGTTACCCTAAAGGGCGTAAAACAAGTTTATGTTTTTCGCAACACTTTAAGCATCACCTACACCGAAGAAATAGAAAAAGAAGATTTAATTAGCAATGTGCAAATTATTATAAAAACGCGCATTAATATTCACAACCCTGACTTTTTAGACTACGACCCTTTTGAAGAAAAAAAACCAAAGGTTAAAAAATCACACCAATCCGACAACCCCGAAATTCAAAAAATAAATGAAATTTTAGATCGCACAGTAAGGCCCGCCCTACAAGCCGACGGTGGTGATATTGATATTATAGAAATTTTAGACGATGAAGTAAAAATTCTTTATCAAGGTGCTTGTGGAGGTTGCCCCAGCGCACTCACGGGAACTTTGCAAGCTATAGAAAATATTTTGCAAAACGAACTGGATAAGCCAAACTTAAAAGTTTCTCCAATATAA
- a CDS encoding RNA-binding protein gives MGKRLYVGNLPFTVTEQTLGDSFAECGTVETITLITDRETGRSKGFGFIEMGTDDEAQKAISKFDGQDYEGRSLKVNEARPKEDRPRGGGGGFGGGGGGGGRGGRY, from the coding sequence ATGGGTAAAAGACTATACGTAGGGAACCTTCCCTTTACAGTGACAGAACAAACATTAGGTGATTCATTTGCAGAATGTGGAACAGTAGAAACTATCACACTTATTACAGATAGAGAAACAGGCCGTAGTAAAGGTTTTGGCTTTATCGAAATGGGAACAGATGATGAAGCGCAAAAAGCGATTTCAAAGTTTGATGGACAAGACTATGAAGGTCGTTCATTAAAAGTTAACGAAGCTCGTCCAAAAGAAGACAGACCTCGCGGTGGCGGCGGTGGATTCGGTGGCGGCGGTGGCGGCGGTGGTCGTGGCGGACGCTACTAA